One window from the genome of Deltaproteobacteria bacterium encodes:
- a CDS encoding TrmB family transcriptional regulator → MERKVLSAMTELGFTKSESKVYTALLKKQPATGYELAASSGVPRSA, encoded by the coding sequence ATGGAACGAAAAGTATTATCCGCAATGACTGAGCTTGGATTTACCAAAAGTGAATCCAAAGTTTACACTGCGCTGCTGAAGAAACAGCCCGCCACCGGCTATGAGTTGGCCGCGAGTTCCGGAGTGCCCCGCTCGGCTAT
- the glgP gene encoding alpha-glucan family phosphorylase codes for MQGTIDSKIAYFCMEYGLDESLPIYSGGLGVLAGDIMKAARDSDTNLIGVGVMWDEGYTVQRTDDQGHVYDTWEKTPRTSLRELDVSIEVQIGEESVGLNAFEVEGFGNTQLYLLEPKLEKHRDMTRRLYNGQGKMRIAQEMILGIGGVRLLRALEIPVELYHFNEGHALFAGFELIREKMHEGLSFGQALTASRSEVVFTTHTPVKAGNEIHAMSDLLEQGVGLGVLGETELTNLGGNPFEMTVAALRLSRKANAVAKLHGQTAAQMWAHVEGGAEIIPITNGIHLPSWQDKRVADWMPTRVPGALWDITRDLKKELIAYIQEKTGQTLADDKLLIGFARRAATYKRADLILEDLDWLSPYLKAGTIQIVFSGKAHPEDAEGKAMIERVTKVAKDFPEAIVFLDNYDMEVGRLMTRGVDVWLNNPRRPKEASGTSGMKAAANGGLNLSILDGWWDEGCRHGENGWQFGDGYEGEGQDGHDGHALRMALSDFVLPTYYDNRKRWLEMMEASITTACDDFSARLMVDTYYEKLYR; via the coding sequence ATGCAAGGTACAATAGACAGTAAGATCGCATATTTTTGTATGGAATATGGTCTGGATGAATCGTTGCCAATTTACTCGGGGGGATTGGGAGTCTTGGCCGGCGATATTATGAAGGCAGCTCGCGACAGCGACACGAATTTAATTGGTGTCGGCGTTATGTGGGACGAGGGCTATACCGTTCAGCGTACCGATGATCAGGGTCATGTTTATGACACTTGGGAAAAAACGCCTCGCACCTCACTTCGTGAACTCGATGTTTCTATCGAGGTTCAAATCGGTGAAGAAAGTGTCGGTTTAAACGCATTCGAGGTTGAGGGTTTTGGAAATACCCAGCTTTATCTTTTAGAGCCTAAGCTGGAGAAGCATCGCGATATGACGCGCAGGCTCTACAATGGTCAGGGCAAAATGCGGATTGCTCAAGAAATGATCTTGGGTATTGGTGGGGTTAGACTCTTACGAGCGTTAGAGATTCCAGTGGAGCTTTACCACTTCAATGAAGGACACGCCTTGTTTGCTGGCTTTGAATTGATTCGAGAGAAGATGCACGAAGGTCTGAGCTTTGGTCAGGCTTTGACTGCCTCAAGAAGTGAAGTCGTCTTTACAACGCATACTCCCGTTAAAGCCGGTAATGAGATTCACGCGATGTCGGATTTACTCGAGCAGGGCGTGGGGCTGGGTGTACTTGGCGAAACAGAGCTGACGAACCTGGGTGGCAATCCGTTTGAAATGACTGTGGCTGCGTTGCGTTTAAGTCGCAAAGCCAATGCCGTGGCAAAGCTTCATGGCCAAACCGCGGCTCAAATGTGGGCACATGTTGAGGGCGGCGCTGAAATCATTCCAATCACCAATGGTATTCATTTACCAAGCTGGCAAGACAAGCGAGTCGCTGATTGGATGCCTACCCGTGTGCCAGGCGCATTATGGGATATCACCAGAGATTTGAAGAAGGAATTGATCGCATATATTCAGGAAAAAACAGGCCAAACGCTGGCTGACGATAAACTCCTGATTGGCTTTGCCCGCCGCGCTGCAACCTATAAGCGTGCCGATTTAATCTTAGAAGATTTAGATTGGCTTTCACCGTATCTAAAGGCGGGTACCATTCAGATTGTTTTCTCGGGTAAGGCACACCCTGAGGACGCCGAAGGTAAAGCGATGATCGAACGGGTCACGAAGGTTGCAAAGGATTTCCCAGAGGCCATCGTCTTTCTAGATAATTACGATATGGAAGTTGGCCGATTGATGACACGGGGTGTGGATGTTTGGCTAAACAATCCCCGGAGACCGAAAGAAGCTTCAGGCACAAGTGGAATGAAAGCCGCGGCCAATGGTGGGCTTAATCTAAGTATCCTAGATGGTTGGTGGGATGAGGGTTGTCGCCATGGTGAGAATGGTTGGCAGTTTGGCGACGGCTATGAAGGCGAGGGGCAAGACGGGCACGATGGTCATGCTTTGCGAATGGCCTTGAGTGATTTTGTTTTACCTACTTATTACGATAACCGGAAAAGATGGCTTGAAATGATGGAGGCGTCCATTACGACTGCCTGCGATGATTTTTCAGCACGATTGATGGTAGACACATACTACGAGAAGCTTTATCGGTGA
- the ugpC gene encoding sn-glycerol-3-phosphate ABC transporter ATP-binding protein UgpC — protein sequence MKAAPKSASVELKGISKSFDGTSVVESLDLSIADGEFLVLVGPSGCGKSTTLRMIAGLESVDHGDLFMGDERVNDVSPKDRDIGMVFQSYALYPHMTVAENMAFGLKLRKTPKEEIRQRVEKVATSLGLQELLERKPSQLSGGQRQRVAMGRAIVREPRVFLFDEPLSNLDAALRVEMRAELSALHRRLGTTMIYVTHDQTEAMTLGTRIAVLHGGKLQQVDSPLDLFDRPVNQFVAGFIGSPKMNFIDGTLSSEHSHFETALGPIENPWQGLSVEPGKRLTLGVRPAHISLERSSGPRGAATVTMIEPMGWETRIHLETQGAQLIVQHLGQGFEGLDAGQSLNCIVNPGELYAFDSSGKTVAFPTRVALR from the coding sequence ATGAAAGCTGCACCGAAATCTGCCAGCGTAGAGCTCAAGGGCATATCTAAATCATTTGATGGCACATCAGTTGTTGAAAGCCTCGATCTGTCTATCGCAGATGGAGAATTTCTCGTTCTAGTTGGGCCATCAGGCTGCGGGAAAAGTACGACGTTGCGAATGATTGCTGGCTTAGAGTCAGTGGATCACGGTGACCTCTTTATGGGAGACGAGCGGGTGAATGATGTGTCACCCAAAGATCGGGACATCGGTATGGTGTTTCAGTCATATGCTCTTTACCCCCATATGACGGTTGCTGAAAATATGGCTTTTGGACTGAAGCTGCGCAAAACACCGAAAGAGGAAATTCGTCAGCGTGTTGAGAAGGTGGCGACGAGCTTGGGCCTTCAGGAACTTCTTGAGAGAAAGCCTTCGCAGCTATCCGGCGGGCAGAGGCAGCGCGTGGCGATGGGCCGTGCAATTGTGCGGGAACCGCGGGTTTTTCTTTTTGACGAACCGTTATCTAATCTTGACGCAGCTCTGCGGGTTGAGATGCGAGCTGAACTCTCAGCACTCCACCGCCGTCTTGGGACGACGATGATTTATGTCACCCACGACCAAACTGAGGCCATGACCTTAGGAACGAGAATAGCCGTTTTACATGGAGGAAAGCTCCAACAAGTTGACAGCCCTCTTGACCTTTTCGATAGACCTGTCAACCAATTTGTGGCTGGTTTTATCGGCTCTCCTAAGATGAATTTCATCGATGGTACTTTGTCTTCAGAACATTCTCACTTTGAAACTGCTCTAGGTCCAATAGAGAATCCGTGGCAAGGCCTTAGTGTTGAGCCAGGAAAGCGGCTTACGCTTGGAGTGCGACCTGCGCATATTTCGTTGGAGCGCTCTTCAGGGCCAAGAGGCGCCGCTACAGTCACGATGATTGAACCGATGGGGTGGGAGACCCGTATTCACTTAGAAACACAGGGTGCGCAGTTGATTGTGCAACATCTCGGACAAGGCTTTGAAGGCCTTGACGCAGGGCAAAGTCTAAACTGTATCGTGAACCCGGGCGAACTCTATGCTTTTGATAGCTCGGGTAAAACGGTGGCATTTCCAACACGCGTGGCCCTCAGATGA